In one Helicobacter sp. 12S02232-10 genomic region, the following are encoded:
- the napG gene encoding ferredoxin-type protein NapG: protein MGFDESRRRSLLKMTQAAGMLAVGGLIWSAYIYEAKATSLLLLPPGAKQKDEFLKSCIKCGMCVEACPYYTLKLAKPLDNLPVGVPYFTPRDIPCYMCKDVPCVNVCPSGALDKELLTDNGRLDVNKSRMGVAIVDTKNCIAYAGIQCDACYRACPLIDKALYLEYKRNDRTGKHSFLLPMVDNDVCTGCGKCERACVTEIASITVLPRDVVLGKMGTNYIKGWDKQDESRLKDASTQINKTSKDKATDYLNSGGDL, encoded by the coding sequence ATGGGCTTTGATGAAAGCAGACGCAGAAGCTTGCTCAAAATGACTCAAGCAGCAGGAATGCTTGCTGTGGGCGGTTTGATATGGAGCGCTTATATCTATGAAGCGAAAGCTACAAGTCTTTTGTTGCTTCCGCCTGGAGCTAAGCAAAAAGATGAGTTTCTTAAAAGTTGTATTAAATGCGGTATGTGTGTGGAGGCTTGCCCTTATTATACGCTTAAGCTTGCCAAGCCTTTGGATAATCTTCCTGTGGGAGTTCCTTATTTTACCCCTAGAGATATTCCTTGTTATATGTGTAAAGATGTTCCTTGTGTCAATGTATGCCCTAGTGGTGCATTGGATAAAGAGTTGCTTACAGATAATGGGCGTTTGGATGTCAATAAGTCTAGAATGGGAGTAGCCATTGTTGATACAAAAAATTGCATTGCGTATGCAGGTATCCAATGCGATGCGTGTTATCGGGCTTGTCCTTTGATTGATAAGGCTTTGTATCTTGAATACAAAAGAAACGATCGGACCGGCAAGCATTCCTTTTTGCTACCAATGGTGGATAATGATGTTTGCACAGGATGTGGAAAATGTGAGCGGGCGTGTGTCACTGAGATTGCTTCCATTACGGTCTTGCCTCGTGATGTTGTGCTTGGAAAAATGGGTACGAATTATATCAAGGGTTGGGATAAGCAGGATGAAAGCCGTTTAAAAGACGCTTCCACTCAAATAAACAAAACATCAAAAGATAAGGCAACTGATTATCTCAATAGCGGTGGAGATCTATGA
- the napH gene encoding quinol dehydrogenase ferredoxin subunit NapH, with the protein MKYRFLILRRVVQVGILVLFFVGNFSWVSIAGKNYGVYQGDTSVFIEDSRNLAAGESKITNRAMHFFQGNLSSSKIFGVIPMSDPLAVAQLFLAGGALALDIYIGLIVVLVIYGLFLGRAYCAYVCPVNLVVDFAAYLRRKFGLNTLVKQIHIGRNAKYGILFLTLVLCFIFGIAVFEMISPISMLHRGIVFGMGAGFFGILAVFLFDFLLLKNGFCGHICPLGATFSLIGKYSIWRVKYNFEKCTQCMQCVQICPENQVLHNVGRKSAVIDGMACIKCGRCIEVCNDNALTYGIANLIKRRQNEV; encoded by the coding sequence ATGAAATATCGTTTTTTGATACTCAGACGGGTTGTTCAAGTGGGAATTTTAGTTTTATTTTTTGTAGGAAATTTTTCTTGGGTGAGTATTGCGGGCAAGAATTATGGAGTTTATCAGGGAGATACGAGTGTTTTTATTGAAGATTCTAGAAACCTTGCTGCAGGGGAGAGTAAAATTACAAATCGTGCAATGCATTTTTTTCAAGGCAATTTGAGCAGCTCTAAAATCTTTGGTGTTATTCCGATGAGTGATCCGCTTGCAGTAGCCCAGCTTTTTTTGGCAGGGGGCGCATTGGCTTTAGACATTTATATAGGGCTAATTGTTGTACTTGTAATTTATGGATTGTTTTTGGGTAGGGCTTATTGTGCTTATGTATGCCCTGTGAATTTGGTGGTTGATTTTGCAGCGTATTTAAGGAGAAAGTTTGGGTTGAATACTTTGGTTAAGCAAATTCATATTGGAAGAAATGCTAAATATGGGATTTTATTTTTGACCTTAGTGCTTTGTTTTATTTTTGGCATAGCTGTTTTTGAAATGATCAGTCCGATTTCAATGCTTCATCGAGGGATTGTTTTTGGAATGGGTGCGGGTTTTTTTGGAATACTGGCAGTGTTTTTATTTGATTTTTTGCTTTTAAAAAATGGTTTTTGCGGGCATATTTGTCCTTTGGGGGCAACTTTTAGTCTGATTGGGAAATACAGCATTTGGCGTGTGAAATATAATTTTGAAAAATGTACACAATGTATGCAGTGTGTGCAGATATGTCCTGAAAATCAGGTTTTGCATAATGTCGGCAGAAAGAGTGCTGTGATTGATGGAATGGCTTGCATTAAATGCGGCAGATGTATTGAGGTGTGCAATGATAATGCGCTCACTTATGGAATAGCTAACTTAATTAAAAGGAGACAAAATGAAGTTTAA
- a CDS encoding nitrate reductase cytochrome c-type subunit: MKFKILGLIVMVGLMAACSSESGGIEDESLGLRKIPVQDEKDVKLNDYQYSTSPAGESQKIERSYENAPPLIPHDTDGMLDISQDNNMCLSCHAPDVAKSVGATPVPKSHTYDLRNHKAIKDGIAESRYNCTQCHVPQANAKPLVKNSFKPDFTSEGAKSKSNLLDVINEGVK, encoded by the coding sequence ATGAAGTTTAAAATATTGGGCTTAATAGTAATGGTTGGGTTGATGGCTGCTTGTTCATCAGAATCAGGTGGGATTGAAGATGAATCTTTGGGTCTTAGAAAAATTCCTGTCCAAGATGAAAAAGATGTCAAATTGAATGATTATCAATATAGCACTTCCCCTGCAGGCGAGAGTCAAAAGATTGAACGTTCTTATGAAAATGCTCCGCCCTTGATTCCTCATGATACTGATGGAATGCTTGATATTTCTCAAGACAATAATATGTGCTTGAGTTGTCACGCTCCTGATGTTGCTAAATCTGTTGGGGCAACTCCAGTGCCAAAATCCCATACTTATGACTTGAGAAATCATAAAGCGATTAAAGATGGGATAGCAGAAAGCCGTTATAATTGTACTCAGTGCCACGTGCCTCAAGCAAATGCAAAACCTTTGGTTAAAAATAGCTTTAAACCTGATTTTACAAGCGAGGGGGCAAAGTCCAAATCTAATTTGTTAGATGTAATCAATGAAGGTGTAAAATAA
- a CDS encoding 4Fe-4S binding protein, with product MPFKRFFKSKTKELPVFLPYQRASNDFCNECFGECTSVCKEEIIIKKVGIPPYLNFNTSGCVFCKKCAQVCYETYGEESVLDPSLEDKIQAYARIDVLSCLAYHQVICSSCRDRCKDAIKFSGMFYPEVLETCTGCGLCVSVCPKDSISILARE from the coding sequence ATGCCCTTCAAGCGTTTTTTTAAATCCAAGACTAAGGAATTGCCTGTTTTTTTGCCCTACCAAAGGGCATCAAATGATTTTTGCAACGAATGTTTTGGAGAATGCACAAGTGTTTGTAAAGAAGAGATTATTATCAAAAAAGTAGGCATTCCACCTTATTTAAACTTTAATACAAGCGGTTGTGTATTTTGTAAAAAATGCGCACAAGTCTGTTATGAGACTTATGGGGAAGAGAGCGTTTTAGATCCTTCTTTGGAAGATAAAATTCAAGCCTATGCTAGAATTGATGTATTGAGTTGTTTGGCTTATCATCAAGTGATTTGTTCCTCTTGCAGAGATCGATGTAAGGATGCAATAAAATTTAGCGGGATGTTTTACCCTGAGGTTTTGGAAACTTGTACAGGCTGTGGGCTTTGTGTGAGTGTATGCCCGAAAGATTCTATAAGTATTTTAGCTCGGGAGTAA
- a CDS encoding WD40 repeat domain-containing protein: protein MKGLFVLSVLCLFLFSKEFLPDFILESDSSISSLNLYKDNIYIPQNDGSVRVYDLVRKKFVHRFVLPEVIDFFGEKKKPKIYNSDTLDGQNILVLSEGGNGGRELRILSPSQNKVIFDEKDKLSISKALWVDENRILLGFMGNEIALYDLKSQTFVYKIHPSTASFSDLILSEDKKFAYSTAESGVIYVIDTLAGKIISKLEGVNKDNNYQLASAKNIVLSAGQDRKMGIYKLGKDTGIGVEGKFLVYSVGISKDARYGAMMYDEEGSIAIIDLNSYKINAFLKGGNCIVNTILFYHQEVIASCDGRKIFFWNLKGIQ from the coding sequence ATGAAGGGTTTATTTGTCTTATCAGTGTTATGTTTATTTCTGTTTTCAAAGGAATTTTTGCCTGATTTTATTTTGGAAAGCGATTCTAGTATTTCTTCTCTCAATCTTTATAAAGACAATATTTATATTCCTCAAAATGATGGTTCTGTGAGGGTTTATGATTTGGTGCGCAAAAAATTTGTACATCGTTTTGTTTTGCCTGAAGTGATTGATTTTTTTGGCGAAAAGAAAAAACCTAAAATTTATAACTCCGATACGCTTGATGGGCAGAATATATTGGTTTTGAGTGAAGGCGGCAATGGAGGTAGAGAATTGAGGATTTTGTCTCCTTCGCAAAATAAAGTTATTTTTGATGAGAAAGATAAACTTTCGATTTCTAAGGCTCTTTGGGTTGATGAAAATAGGATTTTATTAGGTTTTATGGGAAATGAAATTGCTTTATATGATTTGAAATCTCAAACTTTTGTGTATAAAATTCATCCAAGCACGGCTTCATTTTCTGATCTTATTTTGAGTGAAGACAAGAAATTTGCGTATTCTACTGCTGAATCGGGAGTTATTTATGTTATTGATACGTTGGCAGGGAAGATTATTAGTAAATTAGAAGGTGTAAATAAAGACAACAATTACCAGCTTGCAAGTGCTAAAAATATTGTTTTAAGTGCAGGGCAAGATAGAAAAATGGGCATTTATAAACTTGGAAAAGACACAGGTATAGGGGTAGAAGGAAAGTTTTTGGTTTATTCTGTCGGTATCAGCAAAGATGCAAGATATGGTGCTATGATGTATGATGAAGAGGGCAGTATTGCCATAATTGATTTGAATTCTTATAAAATAAATGCGTTTTTAAAAGGCGGGAATTGTATTGTCAATACGATTTTATTTTATCATCAAGAAGTCATTGCAAGCTGCGATGGAAGAAAAATATTTTTTTGGAATTTGAAAGGAATACAATGA
- a CDS encoding chaperone NapD, with the protein MNISSIIVKVDLNHWEKVISDLRLLDGVEVHICDKESTIIILTITAEDVGKEIARLKDIEQIQGVLSANMHYSYSEEEFKILSAQEVSKNIEKSEDAKEIRYKGSVSSWLGE; encoded by the coding sequence ATGAATATTTCAAGCATTATTGTTAAAGTGGATTTGAATCATTGGGAGAAAGTTATTTCGGATTTGAGGCTTCTTGATGGCGTTGAGGTGCATATTTGTGATAAGGAAAGCACGATTATAATCTTAACCATTACTGCTGAAGATGTTGGGAAAGAAATCGCCCGTCTTAAAGATATTGAACAAATTCAAGGCGTATTGAGTGCAAATATGCATTACAGCTATTCTGAAGAAGAGTTTAAAATCCTTTCGGCACAAGAGGTTTCAAAAAACATTGAAAAATCAGAAGATGCCAAAGAAATTCGATATAAAGGAAGCGTAAGTTCTTGGTTGGGAGAGTAG
- a CDS encoding META domain-containing protein: MKFVLLALGVIFLSGCSIWNILEGKISRTDWEIQKIVVDGKEYLSPQMLKAQAIQDLETKEEKVTEEDKDQSASNEDLSKDRISENTALPKSSEDPKKQTPDEEFLNIKEVATMVFDQSQHRIYGIAGCNNYFASYTWKDSQHLEIANSGMTRKLCHPDELMSFELRLMRNFNGLFNVKREKSSMVLDNGKMQIYLQ, translated from the coding sequence ATGAAATTTGTTTTATTGGCGTTGGGAGTTATATTTTTAAGCGGTTGTTCAATTTGGAACATCCTTGAGGGAAAAATTTCTCGCACTGATTGGGAAATACAAAAAATAGTTGTGGATGGGAAAGAATATCTTTCACCCCAAATGTTGAAAGCTCAAGCTATCCAAGATTTAGAAACGAAAGAGGAAAAAGTGACAGAGGAGGATAAAGATCAAAGTGCTTCAAATGAAGATTTATCCAAAGATAGAATTAGTGAAAATACGGCTTTGCCAAAATCATCAGAAGATCCAAAGAAGCAGACTCCTGATGAGGAATTTTTAAATATTAAAGAAGTTGCTACAATGGTTTTTGATCAGTCCCAACATCGAATTTATGGAATTGCAGGTTGTAATAATTACTTTGCTAGTTATACTTGGAAAGATAGCCAACATCTTGAGATTGCAAATTCGGGTATGACAAGAAAACTCTGTCATCCTGATGAATTGATGAGTTTTGAGCTCCGTTTGATGAGAAATTTTAATGGATTGTTCAATGTCAAAAGAGAGAAATCTTCGATGGTATTAGATAATGGTAAAATGCAGATATATCTTCAATGA
- a CDS encoding YigZ family protein, producing MREIIYSDFQNKGSRFLGFLIPRKLFEITLKDLKNSHSKAVHFVYAYRFVQSNQICERFSDDGEPRGSAGMPVLNVLRGEDLADVAMVVVRYFGGVLLGVGGLVRAYGKSALLCVESGKKKEAIIPFEFCKSIFLECPYPLLGRVEYLAKKLSVTLEKEEFLEKSIRLRIFGSLKNVDTFLSEYEQDLKFRS from the coding sequence GTGCGTGAAATCATTTATTCGGATTTTCAAAACAAGGGGTCAAGATTTTTAGGATTTTTGATACCCCGCAAGCTTTTTGAAATCACTTTAAAAGATTTAAAAAACTCTCATTCTAAGGCGGTTCATTTTGTATATGCCTATCGATTTGTCCAAAGCAATCAAATTTGTGAGCGTTTTAGCGATGATGGCGAACCTAGAGGAAGTGCAGGGATGCCGGTTTTGAATGTTTTGAGGGGAGAGGATTTGGCAGATGTTGCAATGGTGGTTGTACGCTATTTTGGAGGCGTTCTTTTAGGGGTTGGAGGGCTTGTGAGGGCTTATGGAAAAAGTGCGCTTTTATGTGTAGAATCGGGCAAAAAAAAGGAAGCAATCATTCCTTTTGAATTTTGCAAAAGTATTTTTTTGGAATGTCCCTATCCTTTGCTTGGAAGAGTGGAATATTTAGCAAAAAAACTTTCTGTTACATTGGAAAAAGAAGAATTTTTGGAAAAAAGCATTCGGTTGAGGATTTTTGGGAGCCTGAAGAATGTGGATACTTTTTTGAGTGAATATGAGCAGGATTTGAAATTTAGGAGTTGA
- the hemJ gene encoding protoporphyrinogen oxidase HemJ, producing the protein MEFLSQYYLWIKALHVIAFVSWMAMLFYLPRLFVYHIENSQTQDYVKIVKLQERRLYSFIGQPAMILTVITGALMISIHPELFSTGGWLHLKLLFVVILLFYHFLCGHYVKTLEYGVCKKSGKFFRIFNEVPTLCLIVIVICAVTKSF; encoded by the coding sequence ATGGAATTTTTAAGCCAATATTATTTATGGATTAAGGCGCTTCACGTGATTGCCTTTGTTTCTTGGATGGCAATGCTTTTTTATTTACCGCGTCTTTTTGTCTATCATATTGAAAATTCTCAAACGCAAGACTATGTAAAGATTGTCAAGCTTCAAGAAAGAAGACTTTATTCTTTTATCGGTCAGCCTGCTATGATACTTACTGTGATAACAGGGGCACTGATGATAAGCATTCATCCCGAGCTTTTCTCAACTGGAGGTTGGCTGCATTTGAAATTATTGTTTGTAGTTATATTGCTGTTTTATCATTTTTTATGCGGGCATTATGTAAAGACTCTTGAATATGGGGTATGTAAAAAAAGTGGAAAATTTTTTAGGATTTTTAATGAGGTGCCGACATTATGTTTGATTGTAATTGTAATTTGTGCGGTTACTAAGTCATTTTAG